A part of Prosthecobacter sp. SYSU 5D2 genomic DNA contains:
- a CDS encoding transposase — protein MGSFTMRVKHAIGVNPTQRQYLRSQHLAPIASSGLKNDGRLPIEQHAAWQEFQQIQMRKLEMILDEGQGECLFAVPENRQVLADNLHYFERVRSELLAYVIMPNHAHILCRPLANYSLESLSRAWKRHSSDQLNRRLGRSGSLWQAESFDRIIRDADHYGRAVKYIAKNPSKARLKSQEATLWFNAQILQANPPAPPAS, from the coding sequence ATGGGTAGCTTCACCATGAGGGTGAAGCATGCCATAGGTGTCAATCCCACACAGCGTCAATACCTTCGCTCACAACACCTCGCGCCTATTGCATCATCCGGGTTGAAAAATGATGGCCGGCTGCCGATTGAACAGCACGCTGCCTGGCAGGAATTCCAGCAAATTCAAATGCGCAAGCTGGAGATGATCCTTGATGAAGGTCAGGGCGAATGCCTCTTTGCCGTTCCTGAAAACAGGCAGGTGCTTGCCGACAACCTTCATTATTTCGAGAGAGTCCGCAGTGAATTGCTGGCCTATGTGATCATGCCCAACCATGCTCATATCCTCTGTCGCCCGTTGGCAAATTACTCCCTGGAAAGTTTATCACGGGCCTGGAAACGCCACAGTTCGGACCAACTGAATCGGCGCTTGGGCCGTTCAGGCTCTCTTTGGCAGGCGGAAAGCTTCGACCGGATCATTCGCGATGCCGACCATTATGGTCGTGCGGTTAAATACATCGCCAAAAATCCCTCCAAAGCCCGGCTCAAATCACAGGAAGCCACCCTTTGGTTCAATGCTCAAATCCTCCAAGCCAACCCTCCAGCTCCGCCAGCCTCATAG